CATCGTGGTACTTAATGGATGTGTTTTattcatgtaaaattttttaagatcTTTTCTATATAAGTTGATTGGCAGACATGAATTTCATCCTTTAAATGTTCGATTTGCAAGTCGAGGCagaattttgttttttcaagatcattcatctcaaattctttctttaaataatatattatattttgaagttttcaTGAATTCTAAAAGTATTCATGTCGTCTAAACaacaattattacaaaatttaatccAAACTTGTTTATAAAACACATTGATAAGAAAAACCATAGGCAGGTACCGCAGTTGACCCTtaataatattgtgaagtagcatatatatatatagtgtgtGTATATTTTGAATactataaatttattgtttatgaaatttaattttaggaatgcAAGCCCCAATTGTGTAAAATGAAGATGCAACATCCCTTAATAGTTTGTCCTGCAATaaggttttaatattttatcagtTTTAGTAGCGAATATACAGATCTGTTTCATTTTTTCCAGTATTTGACATTAGCCATCAACACTTAAATATGAGGGActattaacaaaaaaaaggtACCGCGTCAATTatgttttttacaaaataattaaaacgataaaaacagttttagacataccataattatattaaatgaaagtttttatttatttaaaaacatgctaattttatatattattattattatataaaagctAAACTAATTGTGGCTTTTTTAATTCAACTGAATAATATAGAGGTTGATAAAATTATGTGACAGTGACActctaaatcaaaatatttatagcttAAGCTTGAATCTCCTACTCTCAACCGCCAATCACTCTCATAACATATCAAAGACCAGAAATAACTCCGTTTCTAATAATATATAACCCACCAATTCAGTACATATATAGATACAACAAGTGTTTTTTGTCTTCTTTGCTCTTTCATTTCAtcccaccaaaatttaattttacaccacaaaatatatataaaaataagtaatatatatagAAGGGTTTATTCAGCCCCATAGATTCTATCTTGTTCAGGTTGGTGGGGTTTTGAACATACTTGTGGAAAAGCTCTTATACAGGCAGGATCACTTCAAGATTCCGCAGGCGGGGCGTGCATGCAGCAAAGCCATTTTTTCTGGGGAAACAAACCATCATGTCAGCATAAAAATCGAGATTAGTATCAGTCTGTAACAAtcataatgatgaaaatggtgCCACATTCACACGAACTGTCGTTGATTATGAGTCACTCCTACGTTAGAGATTACTTACAGGCTGGGTTTTGCTGGGATCCGCTCCAGGCTTAACATGAGGATCACCTCCTGATGGTGATTCAGGTTTGCCACCTGTTTTCTTCTCGTCCCTCGCCTTGTTAAAGATCACAGTAAATCCCTCAGCTGATGCAGGATCATTGACATCCCATTCACCAAATTTTGGCAAAGGACGACCCTTTTCCTAtcagggaaaaaagaaaaagtataacGCTCAAATGAAGGTCCTTGTGATCACAGTAGGTAGATAGATAGACAAAACATCAGAGTAACAAGCTACAGATGGATGCTTTTCACTTCCAGGTCATTATAGACTTGTAAATTTCTTGAAATCAGAACACAATGGTCGATCTATTTTGGTCCAAACTAGCAACCACTTCATTAGCTAAACTACAAATAGAAATAACATCACTGAGACAATCCGACCTCTAAATGCCAGAAAAGTTCCCTTGACACTAACAGGCTCTAACATCAGTTTCAGCTTAAAAGTATACTTCATTTAACAACTGCAAAATCAATTGTCATGCTTAGCAATGCGGAGGGCGATTCTTTCCGCAGTCAGGTACAAAgccattttgaatttgaataattatatctCATTTGTAGGGCCTAAACAGACCTTGGCCCTTGTAgtttaaaattaaccaaacacTGGTTATTGATCACTTACACAAACCGAAAATAAAACTGGGTCTAAGATTACAAGCATTCAATATTTCTTAAAAGTAGGATATGCCTAACAAAAACAATCATAAATGGTTCATGAAACAAACTGTTTTATACAACTATACAATCACTGACTGGTGACTATTATTATTCACAGGGAGATGCTTGGTGGGTACAACagtgaaaataaaaagacaaaccGAGATAGCAACAATACAACCAATTACACAGGTAAAGCAGAATCTTTACAGTAAGCAATAATTGTACAAATCACAATAATCATTGAAGGAAATGAAAAAGTTACCATATAAAAGCATATAACATGGAATGCAGTGAAAAGCTTAGCTTATCTTAAAAACAAGATAATAAAGGAATCAGCCAAAAAGTCGAACTCGAAGTGACATATACtaacaatcaaaattatatcaattcaTGGAAATCCCAGCATAAATTAGGTCACATCTTTGGGGAGAATCATTGCCATAGATTTCAGAAAGAACTCTCTAATTATGTGGTGGATAGAAAATTTCATTCACTTCAGAACATGAACAAACTTATAGGCTTATGACATCAATGATGAAGCTATTAGAGCATCAAAGCATTCCCAACAAAAGCTAATCAATATTCTAACTCAGCCATTTCCTAATGCATTCCATTTTCATTCAATATGAATCTAAATACCATCCTCCAAAGTTCTAATggaataaaattacatttaaaaagaaaacaaatttccCACCATAAATCATGTTATTACAGAAGGAACTCGCTCAAATGGTATACAATTCATCAgtttaaataaaaggaaaagctCAAAACCAGTTTCCAGCAAAACTCATCAAAgaaaaacagaaacaaaaaagtatataaaacagggtaaaatttttaataatatactaAAAACGTGCCTTATAAAAAACGCTTTGATTAGCAACAACATCAAGCTTGATTCTTTTTTAAAGGGAAAATACAATAAAACCAAGaatcaaaaacccaaaaacaaatgaatcaaaACAATCTCAAAAGCTCAAAACCATCACAAACAAGAAAATGAAACCAAACAACAAAACTAAACctttttttcaacaaatttaaacggattttttgaaaacaaaaacaaaaagtgaTTACATACCGACATGAATTCTTGAAAGAGAAACCCCTTCTCGTaatgtgagagagagagagagagagagagagaatgatAGCTtttaaagagaaaggaaaaaaatgaaattctttaGACGAGAAAATGTGAATTGGAGAAGAGGAAGGAgaggaaaaaataatatataacggAATTGGGGTAAACCACGTTAGCTATGACGGTTAACGGAAGGGTTAAATTGAGCCGTCAATGGAACCGTGAAAGATGACGTGGAAGGTGCACAAATAACGGGGACCGGTAAGATGAGCTGGCAAACGGCGCGGTGATAGATGTTGGGTTACACGGAGGCAATGCGGACAAATGATTTGCTGGCGCTGTTCACCAATTTAGAGTTTTgaggattaatttaattaatttgttattctttaaaaaagtaatcactaattttgatatttttaaaatatagtatAATGATTCAAAacctttcaaatttcaaattatctaaaaatagtTTGTTTATTCATGCGTGTTGAAGTTtgatttcaaattcatttaagGGATACAGATGgaacttgttttgtttttagggTTGGTTGaaattctatttcatttatgGCAATGTCATAATAATTaagctataaatattaaaataataataaaatccgTTTTTAAGCCACGAAATTTGTTGATTCGAttcattgaataaattaatgaatttaccttttaaaaacaaaattgagcgtagtagaataacaattttttaagttaaaaactTTAGCACAAATTAGtgtacaaaaaaagaaaaatttggatttgattataaaactaaaaataggtGAAGTTGGaaatgtagaaattgagttGGAAGCTAATAAAAGTAtgagttgttttatttatgAGAAATTAGATGCAAATGTCAATTCTAGTTGctgattaaattatataaaagatgCTCATTATAGCCAATGAAAAtagtttgatttttatatattctttaattttagtaGAAGATACAATAAGATtctttcctctttatttttgaGGGgttattctttttcctttttgagggAGGAAACAAGGGGTAATCCAATCAAACGACAAATGTCACACGACATGATTCCGTCCCTcctaattttatctttttcaattttagtttattattttataaaaaaaactatttttgtgttaatacgtatatatatttttcattaaattaaaattcattattaaatacGGTAAAttatcactaaactattagtaaatttacatttcgatcatttaattttaaaaagttataaaaatggtcactaaattatgcACCAATCAAAAGCTTTCCTCATTCTCTTCTACagttaaggttttttttttatgaaacaactttgaaccaCGGATCtacaaattaaaaactaaatggCTTTCTTCTTTTATCTCTGACACTAGCCAGCaaatcaacttggatctaagatGTGTTCTTCTACTTGTCGATGGGAATTGATCCATTATATCGATCGTTGAATCATTGCTTGAAGTTCGCTAGccaagcttttcttttctttttttaagaaaaaaatttaatagtccaatggtttaaataaaagctttggaacaattcagtgacttaaatgaaaacttttgaataatttagtaacattttgtaactttttgaagttgagtgaccaaaacacaaacttactaataatttagtaattttgggtgtagtttacccccTATTATATAGTAGTTAAATTGCcaattgagttttaactcgattGACATGTGCATTATTATCAGTGTAGGAGGTCATGAGTTTGAGTGtgctgaagcacattatcctcctatttaagggttgggtgAAGggttatgaataattttaagtactatattaaaaaaattttatatcagAGTTTTGGGCAGTCGAAGAAAAAACGATAgaccaagttttttttttttgaatgtaATGATAGACGAAGTTGTTGATGTGATCTAAGGGCTCCATTTCTTCTTTGAAGCTTTGTGCTTCTTGTTTTTGCAATATTTTCGTTTATTGGGGTAGTTGATAGCATTTCTTCTATATCTAATAGTTTTCTATATGTTTGTATTACAAATATTGTCCCCTTTAAGCCgggaattcaaattttaatattggcgtgttaattgaattataaattttattgagataaaatgtaattgtataattatataatgggtaaactataaaatggccttaaattattgttttcattttattttggtcattgaattattaattttttgatttagtaCTAAACTTTTGAAATCTAATATCAgcttttttattggtttaatatcaaatttatccttgcaatgtttacatattatatcaatttgatcaaaatataaaacattcaacaaatttagccctcaatgtttacaaaattgtcatattagttctaattctaaaaattcaataaattaaattttggtcctttacaaaattaataatttaagctTCTTAACCCAGAAATCTTAGCTTtaggtttcaaaattttataattttatcttactcttatataaaatttctaacatTGTCTTTGACATAGACGGTTTCTATACACTTTGTTTACCAACCCAAcgcataaaaaaaataaaagaaatgaaaagaacaccatatataattatgatatttaaaatgttacaactgATGAAGCAGAATTCAGAGGCTGCGACAGCCaacttataataaatatatatatatcaccaAACTATAAAATTCAATACTCGAAATAGAAAAAAAGTGAGTTCAAATTGTTTCTCTAGCTtcaaaaagaagataaaattatgGGAAATGTGTTGTTTAGTTGTAGATAAAGCTATGTGAATTTTTTAGACttcaaattaaatgataaattttataaatattgagggttaaatttgttaaatattttatatttaggattaaattgatataatgtgTAAACATTTTAGAGCTACATTTGTtattagataataataaaagccCAAATCAACTTTTGAGTAAccaaaatatttgatttcaaaagtttagtaactaaattaaaaaattaatagtttaatgaccaaaataaaacgaAAACAATAGTTTACTgaccatttttataatttacaacTTTACACTTGTTGAAACTAAAATCATGTCCTTTAAAAGAATGATTTAGCCTAGTATGGATAGTGATAGTAGAAAGGTAGGGCATCAAGCATAGCAttttgagagaaagaaaatgaagggaTGATTGAAGAAAAGTAGAAAAATGTATTTGTACTGAGAACATAAATGATTAGAAAGTCAATTACCAAGTTAATGTTGCTAGATTCTGTCTGCCATGCCAAGACCAGTACTCAACATTTTCGAACATTGGGAATCTAAACAATAGCTACCCCTATCAACAAGTTTTACAGACAGACACTACTCACTTTGTCTCATCATCAACTCTTCAAATATCCACCAAGCCTTCAAATACTATAATTCTCACGTACTACGATGTCTTTTGGATTGAAATGTAGGCATAGTAAAACAACACAAAATGGGTGCTCCAAAGTATGTGTTCAGTCAAAGGggtgaagttaaaaaatatgttggattcagaatttaattatatatttttataataaaaaatataattttactattttaatagtctataatttttaaaaatttaattaattttttttatcattttaatgagGCTAAAGTGCagttttatcattattaatttaaaatcttataaattataaaaaatttaaataaaaaaattttcacaacCGAAACCCTATCAACCTCCTAACTTCGCAACTGTATACAGCATACCTATAACATCGAGCCGGAACGTACCACATATTCAATAGCTTTGGATCTAACAAGCATGTGATAGTAATAGAGGTCAGATGATTGAGTTCTCAAAATCAGATTGCTAGATAATAATGTTGAGATATTTGGAAGCTAGCCTTCTATTGTTTAGTTGGAAGGGTGAGAGcgaatttagaaaattatttaatggtgtcaaaattaaattataattttttttagaatgaaatatatttcatcatttattaatttataattttattattttagaaaggattaaataaatttatttcatttgaagaggaggtaaattaaaattttccttatattaattttgaaattttattatttatgaagggactaaatagtttttattttgggaCCAATGCTCCGCCCACTCTCAAATTTGCATAATTTCATGAGTTAGATTAGAGCGGTCATGTtgaaaacctaaatataaattaaagttagactaatttatattaatatttatatgttttataattaaagacTTTATTACATGCGTATGCGTGTGGAAACCACATATTTATAACACAAATTTGTGTTTAAAAgcaacatataataaataatgaaaacactAAAGTACCCTCAAATAATACAATATGAAagggtatttttttaattttcctaacCGAGTTGGTGCCCGATTAACTCACAACACCAATTGCTTAAAAATagtagggtaaattacaccaacagtcactcaactttggggTAGCTGACAAAATAGTCACATGGGTTTCATTTCAATCactcaactttagaaaaataacaaaaatagtggCATGGCATTTAATGGAGGGTTAGCTATCATTTAAACAGCCCCTTAGCCCTAGTTGGGCAgcagaaaataagaaaataaaaaaaaaagagaagaagaagaaatggacATACCTTAGCTACGACTGTTTTGTTCCTCCAAGGTGGAGTCACCACTCAGTTCGCTGctatttgttgaatttttgtcccttcttttcttctcttcttctcctatccttttctttttttttccttaactCTAGTCGCCGTCGTTCATGGCCTTCTCTAGCCAATCGTCATCACCAAATTGCTCATCTTTGCCTCTTCTCAAATCTCACTTCAGATTTCTCAATAGGccttcaaaatcaaaatcccaAGACTAAATCCTTAAAGCTTCAAACAAGGCTTCAACAGATCTTCGCCATCCACCGTTTGATCACCACTATATTTCGGCCACAGTTTTTCTTCGACCACCCATGACTCTTAACCACTCGGATCATCCAATTTGTGGCTTAAGTTCTCTAACCCGAAATGGATATGGGTTTCTTCTCTTTtgattctcttctttttttagtttttttttacttctctCTTTTGATGCAGGCCAATTTGggattcttgttatttttttgcTGGTTTGATTTTAGATGCTTGttatttggtatttttgtttttgctgatttttgttttgttctcttcgattttgatttgaagCTTCATAACATTGCCACAAGCAAGAGCTCCGACCAAACTGATGCCGATGAATGGGCTGTGATGGGATCTCCCTTGACGTTAGCCCAAGCAACCGTTTTGATGCCAGCCTCAACATTTTCGCCatcgatttttaattttcactaccatagaaaaaaaatcaagcttcATGGTAGCTGAGAGCTTTTCAAGGTTCcatttgctaaattttttttccaaatttttttcccATTCTGGGCCCTAATTTAAGGTAAATTTTGGGCAAATTCCATGTCAATCTGCCACATCAGCTAATTAGGTTTCGAACGTGGCAAGTTAATAGGCCACATCAGCTAGTTAACTTGCCACATCAACAGTCCCGTTAAGATAGTAACGAAAAATGTTAATAAGTAACTGATTTTTCACTTTTTGATAATGTTAGTGATTGtgatacgagatcaaaggcccgacaaatgcgttccaaactaaatgggaccattcaggagtttgttagcaaggccttagatgcgtacacgaaagaacgggaaaatcaagatttcaaatcttgggaatcttggtccaagaaaccaaatcttgcagccaaaacgcattggatctccgttacgagcatcaacgattcaatttcggtaggagatggatcacaatcccaaattcttgaagacaaggcccaataaaaagattccaagcccaatcaagaaatctaCCCATACTTAGtcgaaaatcaggccaaattgtcaaagtggcccaagttgtaaagttttatttttatttatttatttatttatttacttagtttaaatttttatgtaaatatttagtccaagagtcccaaataaagacatttgaccgaatttccatattaaaataattaggagttttttttttttagttttctaattagattaggactagttataaggcctatttaaaggcatggctagccaccttgtaaacaacttctcaattatatcaaaaatatcagatttgtttaagtgcagaattctctttgaatttttctccaagaattctctcttgagttttctttagaagttgttttaacaatcttttggttgtgggagccatcttgaccttcttcttgccattgatattctttggagggagattagagccgtttgaaggagttgtgagatctttcggatttcaaggcttcttaggacttatcttttaatttcttcttgtcaattctttctttatttcatttgtctttgaatctttatctaattttattttctgttcttattgtgttttcacctttttctatcttaaggaatcagcccaaaatccccaatttctagggttcttccatactcttttggtgaaattagattgtcgaaatttgggaaaactatcttggtgttcaattgggcgaatcgcaatctcctttagggtttcaagaacccttattaacacttatttctattctcaatttgattctttcttgatttgggattttatttcggatctagaaattcaaagttctaatcttttaattttcatttcgtttcagatctaattgtttagggttttcgtaggagtttctcgtgacttggcaactcgatcttggtccggcgcaaccccgtatcatttggtatcgattttgggcgttttgggtgttcttggttgatttctaaaccgATCTCAATTTTTAAGCAAAAcaacagttttacccagaaaaatctttcaaaaaattcatttgagtgggtaaatgttgtccaattgatctgaaattttacataaatatttgtggtaactgtgattgaatataaaaaattattccataaaaaatcagtcaaaaaataaaaaaaagacgaaatccaataaaatttttaaaaaatattcagcgggttgagtttggtgcccaaactttccagatcaaaaatttaatatttaaggacatttcatatttattttcatgattttttgagatcgggaacacctcgaacgaagttgtcaagttactcatGATTTTTCGGTTTTCTGCTTTTCagcaattttattgattcttagctgtaggttttatttgtttgctttttattctcctttacaatatctaacaccttcttgtttcttgtgttagtaggatttaaacgtgtgcgcaatccttcctcggtgcaacacgaatcaattggtgtctcgtcagtttttggcatcctagtgcaaattaggattctttggtagtttggttcataCACTCTAATTGGTTTATATAAACTctgataaagaactcacaagattgaattctaccttATTGagagtttgaatttttctttttgagtgattaacggtgaggtttgctaacttttatttttgagtgttgagtgtttatttttgcagctttttggaaaatgtctaaagatgaccataatgatacacTTATGAAAGTCCAACAACAATTAGATGGACACGCTACTGCAATCTCACAAATAAATGCTACACTTCAAGCATTGAATACTACTTTGAATGAGGTAAGAGTGAATCAAGAAcctcaatatcgagatccaatcaAGGAAGATAGGGATAATCAGCCCCATAGGCGCGGccctcgacgtgtccctagaatggatgatgattttcatgattgtggacaaccttctttggcaaaaccgaagttcacaattccccaatttcgtggtaagaatgattcAGAAgtttattgtgaatgggaatctaagattgaacttatgtttaggtattataaatgtccggatgatgaaaaggttgCATTAGCAACGCTGGAATTTttagattatgcattaagttggtggactcaacttggggtaaatcgtcatcaaaattatgaaggtgagatttcgacatgtgatgagttgaaacagattatgtgaaaaaggtttattccacctcactactatagagagattaaaacaaagCTCCGAAGACTTATTCAAGGTAGTAagacggtggatgaatattttaaagagatggagatgctcattcagagagctaatgtggaggaggatgaagaaacaactatggttcgatttattgatggtttgaacaggtcgatagctaatacattgaggctacaaacttacattgatttggaagaagtagttcataaagccattgagatcgagcaacaactaaaggaacaaaggtttggttccttctcgacttcacaatattaccgaggtaacaattccaattctgatttaagagttcaaaatccccttttgttactaacaagtcttctttgagtaatggaagtaagcaATCAGATTGGAAAAAATGGGCTCCTGTTGAAACACAtacaccttctaagcagcccaatttaggtgattcgaatgtgaagaggactcgtgagattgaatgctttaagtgcaaagggcgaGGTTattatagtagggaatgccctaacacgagattacttcttctgaAAGATAATGGTGAATACACTTCCGACTCTGATAAAATAGATCCAGATATGCTAGAACTTGtggatgacagtgataatggcgaagagttggtcgaaccaccaaaagaaggggactttgctaattttcaatgccttgtagttcaccgaacccttaacattcagatgaaagatgatgatagccaaaggaccaatattttccattctcggtgttttattaaaggtaacttatgttcactcattattgataataggagttgctcgaatgtagtgagtagctatttggtggattctttaaagttgccttgtaccaaacaccctaagccatatcaccttcagtggcttaatgaatgctccgaagttaaagttacgaaaCAGTCCTTAGTCACTTTTAAGCTTggcaattatgaggatgaagtatggtgtgatgtggtcccaatgcatgcggcacacttgctccttggacgaccttggcaatttgatcgcgatgttacacaccaaggtaaacttaatcgatactcccttaTGTTTAAAGGtataaaattcacttttgctcctttaaatcctactgatgtatataaagatcaattgaagatgatgaaattttgtgagggggtaagggagaaaaAGCAAGtgcaaaagacagagagaaaagaggctagtagtggaaaaagtcaaaatttaaaaagcccaaaggtgagcgAATCCtcaagtggtaaaatgagcggaaaaatttttttggcaacaaaaaaagatgtgaggagagccctactcaataaacagccttgtatccttgtgaggtttaggcaaaattatttatctttatctaacattaacgaaaatttgcctagtgtgtttcagtctcttttgcaggattatgaggatgttttttagtgaggcccctaaagggtTACCACCTTTAAGAGGGATAgagcatcaaattgacttagtacctggagcttcaataccaaatcgacca
The nucleotide sequence above comes from Gossypium raimondii isolate GPD5lz chromosome 13, ASM2569854v1, whole genome shotgun sequence. Encoded proteins:
- the LOC105783182 gene encoding protein NOI4 is translated as MSEKGRPLPKFGEWDVNDPASAEGFTVIFNKARDEKKTGGKPESPSGGDPHVKPGADPSKTQPKKWLCCMHAPPAES